A region of Desulfovibrio sp. DNA encodes the following proteins:
- the rplS gene encoding 50S ribosomal protein L19, with protein sequence MDIIKKIERENMRMDVPAFRSGDTVKVHLRIVEGEKQRIQVFQGNVIRIKRGTTNATFTVRKVSDGVGVERIFPMNSPFIDRVELVTQGRVRRSRLYYLRALKGKAARIKPRGRF encoded by the coding sequence ATGGATATCATCAAAAAAATCGAACGGGAAAACATGCGCATGGATGTACCCGCGTTTCGCTCCGGCGACACGGTGAAAGTACATCTGCGTATCGTGGAAGGCGAAAAACAGCGCATCCAGGTTTTCCAGGGCAACGTCATCCGCATCAAACGCGGCACCACCAATGCCACCTTTACGGTGCGCAAGGTTTCTGACGGCGTGGGTGTGGAACGCATCTTCCCCATGAACTCGCCCTTCATCGACCGCGTGGAACTGGTCACCCAGGGCCGCGTGCGCCGCAGCCGTCTGTACTACCTGCGCGCCCTCAAGGGCAAAGCGGCGCGTATCAAGCCGCGTGGCCGCTTCTGA
- a CDS encoding ribonuclease HII: MQGSLFFPADRPNDPGITAGVDEAGRGCLAGPVVAGAVILPASFDLPGLTDSKACTAKQRDTLAPCIKACAVSWGLGIVWPRRIDAINILQATFEAMSLAIRHLRTTPALLLIDGDKTLPEHVLARLWSLGHAGTPPRQRAIIQGDATEPAISAASILAKTCRDRLMASLDKRWPGYGFAVHKGYGTREHYEALRRLGPCPQHRLTFRGVCEEKPAAVRQGSLL, encoded by the coding sequence CTGCAAGGCAGTCTGTTTTTTCCAGCAGACCGCCCCAACGATCCCGGCATCACGGCGGGAGTGGATGAAGCCGGGCGTGGCTGCCTTGCGGGGCCGGTGGTGGCCGGGGCCGTCATCCTGCCCGCAAGCTTCGATTTGCCCGGCCTTACGGACTCCAAAGCCTGCACTGCCAAACAGCGCGACACGCTGGCTCCGTGCATCAAGGCCTGCGCCGTAAGCTGGGGGCTCGGCATCGTCTGGCCGCGCCGCATTGACGCCATCAACATTCTTCAGGCCACCTTTGAGGCCATGAGCCTGGCAATACGCCACCTGCGCACAACGCCGGCCCTTCTGCTCATTGACGGCGACAAAACCCTGCCCGAACACGTTCTGGCGCGCCTGTGGAGCCTGGGCCATGCGGGCACGCCCCCGCGCCAGCGCGCCATTATACAGGGCGACGCCACAGAGCCCGCCATTTCCGCCGCGTCCATTCTGGCCAAAACCTGCCGCGACAGGCTCATGGCCAGCCTTGACAAACGCTGGCCCGGCTACGGTTTCGCCGTCCACAAGGGCTATGGCACCAGAGAGCATTACGAGGCGCTGCGCCGCCTTGGCCCCTGCCCGCAGCACCGGCTGACCTTCCGTGGCGTGTGTGAGGAAAAACCCGCTGCCGTGCGTCAGGGCAGTTTGCTGTGA
- a CDS encoding YraN family protein, whose translation MNLRRLLPGLFDKMARKKHSAPEDGQPKGADKKNGTATHLLLGKEGEEAAAALLSRKGYAILDRNWRQARLELDIVCRDGDTIVFVEVKTRGSDSHGGPVHALGIAKQRTLCRAARAWLAAHKAWEQPCRFDVICALRNGSTLHLEHFCHAFDCPPALDSSHTSWQPW comes from the coding sequence GTGAACCTGCGCCGCCTGCTGCCGGGGCTTTTTGACAAAATGGCCCGCAAGAAGCACTCTGCCCCTGAAGACGGGCAGCCCAAGGGCGCTGACAAAAAAAACGGCACAGCCACGCACCTGCTTCTGGGCAAAGAGGGTGAGGAGGCCGCAGCGGCCCTTTTGTCCCGCAAGGGCTACGCCATACTTGACCGTAACTGGCGTCAGGCCCGTCTGGAACTGGATATCGTCTGCCGTGACGGCGACACCATTGTTTTTGTTGAAGTGAAAACGCGCGGCAGCGACAGCCACGGCGGCCCCGTCCATGCCCTGGGCATCGCAAAACAGCGCACCCTCTGCCGCGCTGCCCGCGCGTGGCTGGCGGCCCACAAGGCATGGGAACAGCCCTGCCGCTTTGATGTCATCTGCGCCCTGCGCAATGGCTCTACCCTGCACCTGGAGCATTTTTGCCATGCCTTTGACTGCCCCCCGGCTCTGGATAGTAGCCACACCTCTTGGCAACCCTGGTGA
- a CDS encoding 4'-phosphopantetheinyl transferase superfamily protein, with translation MGKAGTDERFPEQSLFLSPSGQTSAEQADFPPAAQPSGAWAQASVADLRWIWAAQAAKRGIVILYSPLPRLEGLALHHWCAHLEEVLMPWLSPAQLGHLQCFGSSDAALKARCSRLLARALLIRLVMAATHASIITRGTADAAQSPRQHADMHSHMTWLSLKGLDIDYLGRPVMPDWRAAFSHSGHAAFCAAFHLGHEGNNQPCHQNAESLDSEALLEFRPCLAVDAESLINPPPNPRAYSGKELAAPLAKESSTRDALRRWTIKEALLKSAGLGLSRDPALVNSGFFGQRRGRAQFCHEGSTGFSIGPISARQTTPCRYIGWQLIPCAEHWLCVAAPVSSERPLLVTGRPLRAHWSGVLNSLG, from the coding sequence ATGGGTAAAGCAGGTACTGACGAAAGATTTCCCGAACAGTCTTTGTTCCTCTCCCCGTCGGGGCAGACATCCGCAGAGCAGGCAGATTTTCCGCCCGCCGCGCAGCCTTCCGGCGCGTGGGCGCAGGCGTCCGTTGCTGACCTGCGCTGGATATGGGCGGCACAGGCCGCCAAACGCGGCATTGTCATTCTATATTCTCCTTTGCCACGCCTGGAGGGGCTGGCCCTGCACCATTGGTGTGCCCATCTGGAAGAAGTCCTGATGCCCTGGCTCAGCCCGGCGCAACTGGGCCACCTGCAATGCTTCGGCTCAAGCGATGCCGCCCTCAAGGCCCGGTGCAGCCGCCTGCTTGCACGGGCGCTGCTCATACGGCTGGTCATGGCCGCCACGCATGCCTCCATAATCACGCGCGGCACGGCTGATGCCGCCCAAAGTCCACGGCAACATGCCGACATGCATTCGCACATGACCTGGCTGAGCCTTAAGGGGCTTGATATAGACTACCTGGGAAGGCCCGTGATGCCAGACTGGCGGGCCGCGTTCAGCCACAGCGGCCATGCGGCGTTCTGCGCCGCGTTCCATCTGGGGCACGAAGGTAACAATCAGCCCTGTCACCAAAACGCCGAATCGCTGGACAGTGAGGCACTGCTGGAATTTCGCCCCTGTCTGGCTGTTGACGCAGAATCCCTGATCAATCCGCCGCCAAACCCCCGCGCCTATTCCGGCAAGGAATTGGCCGCCCCCCTTGCCAAAGAATCCAGTACCCGTGATGCGTTACGGCGCTGGACCATCAAGGAGGCCCTTCTCAAGTCCGCCGGGCTTGGCCTCTCCCGTGACCCCGCCCTGGTCAACAGCGGATTTTTCGGGCAAAGGCGCGGCCGCGCGCAATTCTGCCATGAAGGAAGCACTGGGTTTTCCATTGGCCCAATCAGCGCCCGTCAGACTACGCCGTGCAGGTACATCGGCTGGCAGCTTATTCCCTGTGCCGAACACTGGCTGTGCGTGGCAGCCCCAGTGTCGTCGGAACGCCCCCTTCTTGTGACAGGCCGCCCCCTGCGCGCGCACTGGAGCGGCGTCCTCAACAGCCTCGGCTAG
- the rsmI gene encoding 16S rRNA (cytidine(1402)-2'-O)-methyltransferase produces the protein MPLTAPRLWIVATPLGNPGDLSPRARAVLTEADLVLAEDTRRTARLFRDCGIEARRLLSFHDHNEADRQEHVLRALREGQSVALVSDAGTPLLADPGYRLVRACRKEGLAVSPLPGPSAPVTALSAAGLPPLPHSFLGFLPRDASGRDALFTAFAHVPGSLIFFERKDRLKESLSRAAKLLGPREAAVCRELTKEHEEFILIRLENSEDLPDDLLGEITVIIGPPEQVSRSPENEVLALLRQELEAGGPEGKPRQVARRVQDMVRGWSGKEIYALITADTDSQRNL, from the coding sequence ATGCCTTTGACTGCCCCCCGGCTCTGGATAGTAGCCACACCTCTTGGCAACCCTGGTGATCTCTCTCCCAGGGCACGCGCCGTATTGACCGAGGCCGACCTCGTGCTTGCGGAAGACACGCGCCGCACGGCCCGCCTTTTTCGCGACTGCGGCATTGAGGCGCGCCGCCTTTTGAGCTTCCACGACCACAACGAGGCCGATCGGCAGGAACATGTGCTGCGGGCTCTGCGCGAAGGCCAGAGTGTGGCCCTTGTTTCCGACGCGGGCACGCCGCTTTTGGCCGACCCCGGCTACCGCCTTGTGCGCGCCTGCCGCAAGGAAGGCCTGGCGGTCTCCCCCCTGCCCGGCCCCTCCGCGCCTGTAACGGCCCTTTCCGCAGCGGGTCTGCCGCCCCTGCCGCACAGCTTTCTTGGCTTTCTGCCGCGCGACGCTTCGGGGCGCGACGCCCTGTTTACCGCTTTCGCCCATGTGCCCGGCTCCCTCATTTTTTTTGAGCGCAAGGATCGCCTTAAAGAAAGCCTGTCACGGGCAGCCAAGCTGCTGGGCCCGCGCGAGGCGGCGGTCTGCCGCGAATTGACCAAGGAGCATGAGGAATTTATACTGATTCGGCTGGAAAACAGCGAAGATTTGCCCGACGACCTGCTTGGCGAAATTACCGTCATCATCGGCCCGCCGGAGCAGGTAAGCCGCAGCCCTGAAAACGAGGTTCTGGCCCTGCTGCGGCAGGAACTGGAAGCGGGCGGCCCGGAGGGCAAGCCCCGGCAGGTGGCCCGCCGGGTACAGGATATGGTGCGCGGCTGGAGCGGCAAAGAAATATACGCCCTGATCACGGCTGATACAGACTCCCAACGCAACCTTTAA
- the trmD gene encoding tRNA (guanosine(37)-N1)-methyltransferase TrmD — protein MPRFHLVSLFPEFFQSPLSTALMGRAREAGLVDFSFHDPREFSTSKHRHVDDRPYGGGPGMVMQGEPLAAALRSIGQPGRILLMTPGGRPLTQSMAAELAREEDLTIVCGRYEGIDARLLDIFSIEPVSVGDVVLNGGETAALAVIEAVSRLMPGFMGKEESGEDESFSHGLLEYPHYTRPEVLEGLPVPGVLRGGDHARIEQWRRRQSVLATLRMRPDLLDSAPLTKEDVLTLAEAPRERPGRNLSFCLVHYPVQLDAKKSGASSLTNLDIHDIARISRSYAMGFFHVVTPLQDQLRVLDEILRHWTRGPGGSGNADRAQALGLVCPATSLDEAVAHMTARHGVRPKLVASSAVWPGKNTGQAHKGPLMTPQEVRHWCSQGPVMLCLGTAKGLAPEVLEQCDGLIRPVRFLGYNHLSVRSAAAILADRILGDYS, from the coding sequence ATGCCGCGCTTTCACCTGGTTTCCCTCTTTCCCGAATTTTTCCAGTCGCCTCTGTCCACAGCCCTTATGGGCCGTGCGCGGGAAGCTGGGCTTGTAGATTTTTCCTTTCACGATCCCCGCGAGTTCAGCACCAGCAAGCATCGGCATGTGGACGACCGCCCCTACGGCGGCGGGCCCGGCATGGTCATGCAGGGCGAACCCCTGGCAGCGGCGCTGCGCTCCATCGGGCAACCGGGGCGCATCCTGCTCATGACGCCCGGCGGCCGCCCGCTGACGCAAAGCATGGCTGCCGAACTGGCGCGTGAAGAAGACCTGACCATCGTCTGCGGCCGGTATGAAGGCATTGACGCCCGCCTGCTGGATATTTTTTCCATCGAGCCCGTGAGCGTGGGAGATGTGGTGCTCAACGGCGGCGAAACGGCGGCTCTGGCTGTCATTGAGGCTGTTTCGCGCCTTATGCCCGGCTTTATGGGCAAGGAAGAATCCGGCGAGGACGAAAGCTTTTCGCACGGCCTTCTGGAATATCCGCACTACACCCGTCCAGAAGTTCTGGAAGGTCTGCCCGTGCCCGGAGTGCTGCGTGGCGGCGATCACGCGCGTATCGAGCAGTGGCGGCGGCGGCAGTCCGTGCTGGCCACATTGCGCATGCGGCCTGACTTGCTGGACTCCGCCCCGCTGACAAAAGAAGATGTGCTGACACTGGCCGAAGCTCCCCGCGAAAGGCCGGGGCGCAACCTTTCGTTCTGTCTTGTGCACTATCCGGTGCAGCTTGACGCGAAAAAATCCGGCGCTTCCTCTTTGACAAATCTCGACATACACGATATAGCCCGAATTTCCCGCAGCTATGCAATGGGTTTTTTCCATGTGGTGACCCCCTTGCAAGACCAACTACGGGTGCTGGATGAAATTTTGCGCCACTGGACGCGGGGTCCGGGAGGTTCAGGCAACGCCGACCGGGCACAGGCTCTTGGTCTGGTTTGTCCCGCAACCTCTCTGGACGAGGCCGTGGCGCATATGACCGCACGGCACGGCGTCCGGCCCAAACTGGTGGCAAGTTCTGCCGTTTGGCCCGGCAAAAATACAGGGCAGGCTCACAAGGGCCCGCTCATGACGCCGCAGGAAGTGCGACACTGGTGCAGCCAGGGGCCGGTCATGCTTTGTCTCGGCACAGCCAAGGGGCTTGCCCCCGAAGTGCTGGAACAATGTGACGGTCTGATTCGCCCTGTGCGGTTTTTAGGGTATAACCACCTTTCGGTGCGCAGCGCCGCCGCAATTCTGGCAGACAGAATTTTAGGCGATTACAGCTGA
- a CDS encoding ABC transporter permease, producing MPKDTACPPSDTEQQNPAGHCGPVFTFRRMAGLDQALLSTDAEWQDLRLLDPKLWMAMSCPTYGLEFDAQTLTLLDADSDGRIRAREILDAVDWLCQRVSHPSRLRERRAKLPLDILRQDTPEGVNMLAAARLVLDKTGAEDKTSVDRRQAAAALSAAAGYAFNGDGVVPSTSVDAQDATGDEVSRFIISGLTIIGGMRDDSGMPGLDAALAGHFREALHAVREWRQKTRDADLPLGRDTAEAWGLMQRLGPKLDDYFARCRMAAFAPQTLPALNEENELASPENAATELFSMDHLSRRPLARIAAGQPLDLQAGINPAWEKDVRAFRRLFETLLLPPKSGHAGTDVAPVLDEETWRAIQNRFAPYAALLAQKPKFSRAPEDAAPFSAQDQPPLALAPDGDPLGRTFLPLSPEEAVDRLSDEELDALLSPATEKAFAAYVDRDLAAPRMDALRDLEKLVLLHANLYTLLMNFVSFADFYEPGNRAIFLAGTLYIDSRSCSLCVHVDDVSAHVRLATQSHLCLLYCLCVRKDASGKEHTATIAAALTAGSADDLIEGRHGVFVDNAGQPWDSTLLRVVRNPISLREAMWAPYIRFANLVGGQLQKLVAAKDAAISSASSKLASSTATGQADAATKAAPPKQPFDIAKSAGIFAAVSVGISMVSASFTYIARSLFSLGWWWPMALLVIFAVISGPSVVMAWFKLRRRSLGPLLDASGWAVNTGAPINFTMGGALTAVGQMPPGAQRSLDDPYGLPARLGHSRVRRAFMTVLALLLLAAASLGGYWAWHGEAPSWLRFWQHEAPAASATDGKNAGSPGHIAPSKPAPDKPVPGQTVPGQPASGKSGQPGKTDATPQRNEGGKAATSGIESSGPDSTGPDSPGTAASEAQPEAKSK from the coding sequence ATGCCCAAAGATACTGCCTGCCCTCCTTCCGATACAGAACAACAGAATCCCGCAGGGCATTGCGGCCCTGTCTTCACGTTTCGCCGTATGGCCGGGCTTGATCAGGCCCTGCTGTCTACCGATGCGGAGTGGCAAGACCTGCGGCTGCTCGATCCCAAACTCTGGATGGCCATGAGCTGCCCCACCTATGGGCTCGAATTTGACGCGCAGACCTTGACGCTCCTGGACGCAGACAGCGACGGGCGCATCCGCGCCAGGGAAATTCTCGATGCCGTGGACTGGCTGTGCCAGCGCGTCAGCCATCCATCACGCCTCAGGGAGCGCCGCGCAAAACTTCCTCTGGATATCTTGCGGCAGGACACCCCCGAAGGCGTCAACATGCTGGCCGCCGCGCGCCTGGTGCTGGACAAGACCGGGGCCGAAGATAAAACCAGTGTCGACCGCCGCCAGGCGGCCGCCGCGCTGAGCGCTGCCGCTGGTTACGCCTTCAACGGTGACGGCGTTGTTCCCTCCACTTCGGTGGACGCTCAGGATGCAACGGGAGACGAGGTCAGCCGTTTTATCATCTCCGGCCTTACGATTATTGGCGGCATGCGCGACGATTCCGGCATGCCCGGCCTTGACGCCGCCCTTGCCGGACACTTTCGTGAAGCCTTGCACGCCGTGCGTGAGTGGCGGCAAAAAACGCGTGACGCAGACCTGCCCCTGGGCCGCGACACGGCCGAAGCCTGGGGCCTCATGCAAAGGCTCGGCCCCAAGCTGGACGACTACTTTGCCCGCTGCCGCATGGCCGCCTTCGCGCCCCAGACCTTGCCTGCGCTTAATGAAGAAAACGAACTGGCCTCACCGGAAAACGCGGCTACAGAACTTTTTTCAATGGACCATCTGAGCCGCCGCCCCCTGGCCAGAATAGCCGCCGGGCAACCGCTTGACCTGCAAGCGGGCATCAATCCCGCATGGGAAAAAGACGTACGCGCCTTCCGCCGCCTGTTTGAAACCCTGCTGCTCCCGCCCAAAAGCGGGCACGCCGGCACAGACGTCGCACCTGTTCTTGATGAAGAGACCTGGCGCGCCATCCAGAACCGTTTTGCGCCCTATGCCGCGCTGCTGGCGCAAAAACCAAAGTTTTCCCGCGCTCCGGAAGACGCCGCCCCCTTCAGTGCTCAAGACCAGCCGCCTCTGGCGCTTGCTCCCGACGGCGATCCCCTTGGCAGAACATTTCTGCCCCTGAGTCCTGAAGAAGCTGTGGACAGGCTTTCAGACGAAGAACTGGACGCGCTGCTTTCGCCCGCCACGGAAAAGGCATTCGCCGCATATGTGGATCGCGACCTGGCCGCCCCCCGCATGGACGCTTTGCGTGATCTTGAAAAGCTTGTTCTGCTGCACGCCAATCTTTACACACTGCTCATGAACTTTGTTTCATTTGCGGATTTTTACGAACCCGGCAACAGGGCCATATTCCTGGCTGGCACTCTGTATATCGACAGCCGCTCCTGCTCGCTGTGCGTGCATGTGGACGATGTGAGCGCCCACGTGCGCCTGGCCACCCAAAGCCACCTTTGCCTGCTCTACTGTCTTTGCGTCCGTAAAGACGCCAGCGGCAAGGAGCATACGGCCACCATCGCCGCCGCCCTGACTGCAGGCTCGGCCGATGATCTGATTGAAGGCCGTCACGGCGTTTTTGTGGACAATGCCGGTCAGCCATGGGACAGTACGCTGCTGCGTGTAGTGCGCAATCCCATCAGCCTGCGCGAAGCCATGTGGGCTCCCTACATACGCTTTGCCAATCTTGTGGGCGGGCAGTTGCAAAAACTGGTAGCCGCCAAGGATGCGGCCATTTCCAGCGCCTCATCCAAGCTTGCCAGTTCCACAGCCACCGGGCAGGCAGATGCGGCGACCAAGGCCGCGCCGCCAAAACAGCCCTTTGACATTGCGAAAAGCGCAGGCATTTTTGCCGCCGTCAGTGTGGGCATAAGCATGGTCAGCGCCTCGTTCACCTACATCGCCAGGTCCCTTTTTTCTCTGGGCTGGTGGTGGCCCATGGCGCTGCTGGTTATTTTCGCCGTGATCTCCGGCCCATCCGTGGTCATGGCATGGTTCAAACTGCGCCGCCGCAGCCTCGGCCCCTTGCTGGACGCTTCCGGCTGGGCCGTCAACACCGGCGCGCCCATAAACTTTACCATGGGCGGCGCGCTCACGGCCGTGGGCCAAATGCCCCCCGGCGCGCAGCGCTCGCTTGACGACCCTTACGGCTTGCCCGCCCGCCTCGGCCACTCGCGCGTGCGCCGCGCCTTCATGACCGTCCTGGCCCTGCTCCTTCTCGCAGCCGCCAGCCTTGGAGGCTACTGGGCATGGCACGGTGAAGCGCCGTCATGGCTCAGGTTCTGGCAACATGAAGCGCCCGCTGCCAGCGCGACTGACGGCAAAAACGCCGGTTCGCCCGGCCATATCGCTCCCAGCAAACCCGCTCCCGACAAACCCGTTCCCGGCCAGACTGTCCCCGGCCAGCCCGCTTCGGGCAAATCTGGCCAGCCAGGCAAAACGGACGCTACGCCGCAACGCAACGAGGGCGGCAAGGCAGCAACATCCGGCATCGAATCGTCCGGCCCAGACTCGACGGGCCCAGACTCGCCGGGCACGGCCGCCTCAGAGGCCCAACCGGAAGCAAAAAGCAAGTAG
- a CDS encoding PTS system mannose/fructose/sorbose family transporter subunit IID has product MYPTLVALNCLGRTCCINAATTARGMQQVGLLFVLSPALRWLYPEGAARARAFARYGGHSNTHPFMIPLFVGILLSLEEEIAKGTLPESAVSSVRETLATTLSALGDSFFSGTLLPLWALVSVALLLTGHIALAGFLAVAFFFALLLFRAGSFFSGLRHGMPVLVRLKRLNLINWVDRLKMVNAVLVALVIWHLPMSRLKPFPWDVYLLGALAVLGASWLVARLRLPRILLWAMTLGALILMDVDLIGM; this is encoded by the coding sequence ATGTATCCCACACTCGTCGCACTCAACTGCCTTGGTCGCACATGCTGCATCAATGCGGCCACCACAGCCCGGGGCATGCAGCAGGTGGGGCTGCTCTTTGTGCTGAGTCCCGCCCTGCGCTGGCTGTATCCCGAAGGCGCGGCCCGCGCCCGGGCCTTTGCCCGCTATGGCGGGCACAGCAACACCCATCCCTTCATGATCCCGCTTTTTGTGGGCATTCTGCTGTCGCTGGAAGAAGAAATAGCCAAGGGCACGCTCCCTGAGTCCGCCGTAAGCTCTGTGCGCGAAACCCTGGCCACCACGCTTTCGGCCCTGGGTGATTCGTTTTTCAGCGGCACCCTGCTGCCCCTGTGGGCGCTTGTGAGCGTGGCCCTGCTGCTTACTGGCCATATAGCTCTGGCAGGATTCCTGGCTGTGGCATTTTTTTTCGCCCTGCTGCTGTTCAGGGCGGGCAGTTTTTTTTCAGGTCTGCGCCACGGCATGCCGGTGCTGGTGCGCCTGAAACGCCTCAACCTCATCAACTGGGTGGACAGGCTCAAGATGGTCAATGCGGTGCTGGTGGCCCTGGTCATCTGGCATCTGCCCATGAGCCGCCTGAAGCCCTTTCCGTGGGACGTTTACCTGTTGGGCGCGCTGGCGGTACTGGGCGCATCCTGGCTTGTGGCGCGGCTCCGCCTGCCGCGCATACTGCTGTGGGCCATGACGCTGGGGGCGTTGATTCTCATGGACGTTGACCTCATAGGTATGTAG